Proteins encoded together in one Lathyrus oleraceus cultivar Zhongwan6 chromosome 5, CAAS_Psat_ZW6_1.0, whole genome shotgun sequence window:
- the LOC127088324 gene encoding agamous-like MADS-box protein AGL80: MARGKVKLAYIMNNSTRRATFRKRRNGILKKIDELSTLCGIDACAIIYGENNPQAEVWPSRIGVRSVLYRFMRLPELERSRKMVDLEGFLSDSIVKARELLKKQIEENQKKEMAYLITQFIHTGEYNMENMSLTKVTSLAAFIDKSLKEVEQRLASTDVHDQEVVANGARALNEGDMLANMDHATNQGLDMNNNYGMHSDDQFSINFSELEFNDANFNPNGF; this comes from the exons ATGGCTAGAGGGAAGGTGAAACTTGCATACATAATGAATAACTCAACAAGGAGAGCAACATTCCGAAAAAGGAGAAATG GTATTCTAAAGAAGATCGATGAACTTAGCACCCTTTGCGGGATAGATGCATGTGCAATCATCTATGGAGAAAACAATCCTCAAGCAGAGGTTTGGCCATCTAGGATTGGAGTAAGAAGTGTATTGTACAGGTTCATGCGATTGCCTGAACTCGAACGAAGCAGAAAAATGGTAGATTTGGAAGGCTTTTTGTCAGACAGCATCGTAAAAGCCCGAGAACTGTTGAAAAAACAAATCGAGGAAAATCAGAAGAAAGAAATGGCTTATCTTATTACTCAATTTATCCATACCGGTGAATATAACATGGAAAATATGAGTTTGACTAAGGTAACTAGCCTGGCAGCCTTTATTGACAAGAGTCTGAAGGAAGTTGAGCAGAGATTGGCTTCAACAGATGTCCATGACCAAGAGGTTGTTGCAAATGGTGCTAGAGCTCTTAACGAAGGAGATATGCTGGCGAATATGGATCATGCTACTAACCAAGGTTTGGACATGAACAATAATTATGGTATGCATAGTGATGATCAATTTTCTATCAACTTCTCTGAGCTAGAATTTAACGATGCTAATTTCAATCCAAATGGATTTTGA